The Meiothermus ruber DSM 1279 genome includes the window CCCAGCCTGACCATCATGGGGCCGCTGGTGGCGCTTTTGCTGGCGGTGGTGTTTTTTAGCTTCCAGTCCGAGCGGTTCTTAACCGGTCAGAACTTTTCCCTGATTTTGCAGCAAATTTCGGTGGTCGCGGTGCTGGCCATCGGCCAGACCCTGATCATCCTCACCGCGGGCATTGACCTATCGGTTGGGTTTGTGATGGCCCTGGGCACCATGGTCATGGCCAAGTTTGCTGTTGAGCTGGGCATGCCACCCCTGCTAGCCATCCTGTGCGGTATGGCCGTGACCACTGCTTTCGGCTTTTTGAACGGCTTTTTGATTACCCGTTTTAAGCTGCCCCCTTTCATCGTCACCCTGGGCACCATGAACATCGCCTTCGCCCTGACCCAGATCTACTCCAGGGCCCAGACCGTGAGCGGTCTGCCGGAGGCCCATCTCTTCTGGGGCAATACCTTCAAAATCGGCGAGACGGTCTTCACCTATGGCGTTGTGCTGATGATTGTGCTGTACCTGCTGGTCTGGTTTTTCCTGAGCGAGACCGCCCCCGGCCGCCATCTATACGCGGTCGGCAACAACCCCGAAGCCGCTCGTCTGATGGGGATTCCCACCCAGCGGGTGCTGCTGCTTACCTACACCATCGCCGGCTTCTTCTATGGCATCGCCGGATGGCTGCTGATCTCCCGCACCAGCGTGGCCGACCCCAACGCTGGGCAGACCGAGAACCTCGAGACCATCACCGCAGTGGTGCTGGGCGGCACCAGCCTGTTCGGCGGGCGGGGGATGATCCTGGGCACCCTCCTGGGGGCCATCATCGTGGGGGTCTTCCGCAACGGCCTGACCCTGACCGGGGTCTCCTCGGTTTACCAGGTTTTGATCACTGGCATTCTGGTAATTCTGGCCGTGACCGCCGATCAACTTTC containing:
- a CDS encoding ABC transporter permease translates to MSEQSGTTQKPRSLLDRLPSLTIMGPLVALLLAVVFFSFQSERFLTGQNFSLILQQISVVAVLAIGQTLIILTAGIDLSVGFVMALGTMVMAKFAVELGMPPLLAILCGMAVTTAFGFLNGFLITRFKLPPFIVTLGTMNIAFALTQIYSRAQTVSGLPEAHLFWGNTFKIGETVFTYGVVLMIVLYLLVWFFLSETAPGRHLYAVGNNPEAARLMGIPTQRVLLLTYTIAGFFYGIAGWLLISRTSVADPNAGQTENLETITAVVLGGTSLFGGRGMILGTLLGAIIVGVFRNGLTLTGVSSVYQVLITGILVILAVTADQLSKRRS